A window of Gallus gallus isolate bGalGal1 chromosome 3, bGalGal1.mat.broiler.GRCg7b, whole genome shotgun sequence genomic DNA:
cttgctttttttcttgtatattGGCCTATACCATACTTTTGCTCTATTACCCTTCATTCATTGATTAGCTTACAAAAAGGATTATATGGACAGTGGTGATCCTTATCTTGCCAAAATCTCTCAATATTGAAATACTTAAATTAAAGATACAGACATAGCCTCTGCATTACTCTTAGCCCAGTGCATTTATAGACCATAGGGACAGACACGGTACCTGTAATCCCATGGAGCCAGTGAGCGTTTGCTGATATCAAGGGTCACTTTAGTATCCTGGTTCATGTTGCTGATGCTTATGTTCACTCTCACAGTTTGGGGgaattttccatctttttggGTTAGGCATCCAGCATCTGCTTTCTTGAAGAGGCTCTCTGGCTCGAGTCCTGGCCGTATCACCTTCCCATGGGCAGAAATGCTGGCTGACAACATGGCCAGCAACACCAACAGCAGTGGTCTGAACTGGAGAGAAATGGTGCATTTAGGACAACGAAAGTACAGCTGCTATAGCATCACACAACTAATAATACTTCTGTGGGTCTTGGAAATTCATTCACACTCATCCTAGCTGGTAGTAACAGCTCAGACTGTAGGTTGGGGTAATTATGGAAAAATCTGTCATATATTCATCTTTGAATGGATTAATTCTTACTGACACCGATGTATACTCAGTTGCCATTTGGTGATATACAAAATCTTGGCTATACTAAATAACATAATATTTGAGGTATTAGAAGAGTGtagcaacaaaaaaaccattaaGGTTGAGCTTTCAATTTTATTCCTTGTCTTAGTTTATGTTGCAGTATATGGTTCACTAATGAACCCACGCAATGTGTCCCATGCTGGTGCTATTCAGCAGCCTcttgtttcagttcttttcaaTAGTTCAAGGTTTAAacagctgttttaaaaatgggTGCCCTGTTCCTGAGTCATCTATTAGAACTGAAATACAACTTTGTCAAATTAGaggaaattaaaacacaaagcaagtTCTTACCAGAGGAGAACAAGGGATCGGAgacatcttccttttcttgctgCAGCTGATGCTTGTGCTGGGCTCTGTCGAACTGAAGGTGACTGTGTGCAATTGCTGCTGGTCTTTTTATAAGGGCTTTCCTGCGTCCTAGTTAATGGGGAGTAGGTGTTTTTTCCCACCCTTACCAGTGGTTTCTTGTCTTAAATTGAAAAGTGCATGTGTATATTCCATTAACGCAGGTGGAAAACAGGATATAGGTCCCTCCCTTTCTTAG
This region includes:
- the IL17A gene encoding interleukin-17A precursor, with protein sequence MSPIPCSPLFRPLLLVLLAMLSASISAHGKVIRPGLEPESLFKKADAGCLTQKDGKFPQTVRVNISISNMNQDTKVTLDISKRSLAPWDYRIDEDHNRFPRLVADAQCRHSRCVNSAGQLDHSVNSVPIKQEILVLRREPKGCQHSYRLEKKMITVGCTCVTPLIQHQA